One bacterium genomic window, GATGATGACCCCGAATCCCGATTATGACGGGAAACCGTATTCGATTCTGACCGCCGGTCAATAAACGCGCCCCACGTGTATTATAAGATAATAAGCAAGCGGAATCACGAACAATGCTTATGAGAACGCATGGTTTACGATGAAAGGGACATGTATGGGTAAACTCGATGAAATCTCCGCGAGAAGAAAGGTGGCGCATGACCGTCTGCTAACGTTGCAGTCAGGTGTGTATCGCGCGTTCCTCGATATGGAAAAGGCGGCCTTCTCCGATGGCGAGCTGCCGAAGAAAACCAAAGAGCTGATAGCCGTGGGAATCTCCGTGGTTATCGACTGTGAATCGTGCATGCAGTGGCATATCGGGCAGGCAGCCCGGGCCGGAGCAGCGTATCGGGAAGTACTCGAAGCGGTCGAGGTGGGAATCGAAATGGGCGGAGGCCCCGCAACCGTCTCGG contains:
- a CDS encoding carboxymuconolactone decarboxylase family protein — encoded protein: MGKLDEISARRKVAHDRLLTLQSGVYRAFLDMEKAAFSDGELPKKTKELIAVGISVVIDCESCMQWHIGQAARAGAAYREVLEAVEVGIEMGGGPATVSARFALEVMDSVFTT